One window of the Sciurus carolinensis chromosome 8, mSciCar1.2, whole genome shotgun sequence genome contains the following:
- the LOC124991603 gene encoding sorting nexin-3-like produces the protein MAETVADTRRLITKPQNLNDAYGPPSNFLKIDVSNPKTVGVGQGRFTTHEIRVKTNLPIFKLKESTVRRRYSDFEWLRSELERESKVVVPPLPGKAFLRQLPFRGDDGIFDDNFIEERKQGLEQFINKVAGHPLAQNERCLHMFLQDEIIDKSYTPSKIRHA, from the coding sequence ATGGCGGAGACCGTGGCGGACACCCGGCGGCTGATCACCAAGCCACAGAACCTGAATGACGCCTACGGGCCGCCCAGCAACTTCCTCAAGATCGATGTGAGCAACCCGAAGACCGTGGGGGTCGGCCAGGGCCGCTTCACCACCCACGAAATCAGGGTCAAGACAAATCTTCCTATTTTCAAGCTGAAGGAATCTACCGTTAGAAGAAGATACAGTGACTTTGAATGGCTGCGAAGTGAATTAGAAAGAGAGAGCAAGGTTGTAGTTCCTCCACTCCCTGGGAAAGCATTTTTGCGTCAACTACCTTTTAGAGGAGATGATGGAATATTTGATGACAATTTTATAGAGGAAAGGAAGCAAGGGCTGGAGCAATTTATAAACAAGGTCGCTGGTCATCCTCTGGCACAGAATGAACGTTGTCTTCACATGTTTTTACAGGATGAAATCATAGATAAAAGCTATACTCCATCTAAAATAAGACATGCCTGA